A window from Leishmania mexicana MHOM/GT/2001/U1103 complete genome, chromosome 33 encodes these proteins:
- a CDS encoding putative protein kinase yields MPPKLKLLPAKKSTQPPELPEESDELTVGNIRVGPRGVEFTGEGDLQVRRPDLNFENLKRVRQLGQGTQGNVSMYVTADKSVFAVKKITIPVTLDTRTRQTVAAELRNIFSAQSNEYTVNLYNAFYRNRALRLVMEYMDWGNIDELIAETVKIPPTVCGYIASQMLHALAILHTKSNIVTELNQHKSLRQIHRDIKPANVLLSTTGCVKLADFGIATSAETIGVNSFVGTATYMSPERIQGRRYSTPSDIWSVGVVVAQMLLGHYPFSSVSKGFMALLREINSVEKYPLMDETGCSQEAQDFIDSCLRQDPDDRSTAFELLESPWIKYCEEHGKAEMVALLASMGDRNRQYHEDDTLQAASREASSLSLPRDTSDTCKADNPLGM; encoded by the coding sequence ATGCCGCCGAAACTGAAGCTCCTCCCTGCGAAGAAGTCCACGCAGCCTCCGGAGCTGCCGGAGGAGAGCGATGAGCTCACTGTGGGAAACATCCGCGTAGGCCCCCGTGGTGTCGAGTTTACCGGAGAGGGCGATCTGCAAGTGCGTCGACCGGATCTCAACTTCGAAAATCTGAAGCGCGTTCGCCAACTCGGCCAGGGCACGCAGGGTAACGTCTCCATGTATGTGACGGCGGACAAGTCTGTCTTTGCAGTGAAGAAGATCACGATTCCCGTCACGCTCGACACTCGCACTCGCCAGACCGTCGCCGCAGAACTGCGCAACATCTTCTCCGCGCAGTCGAACGAGTACACGGTGAACCTGTACAACGCCTTTTACCGTAACAGGGCGCTTCGACTAGTAATGGAGTACATGGACTGGGGGAACATAGACGAGCTCATCGCGGAGACGGTGAAGATTCCGCCAACGGTGTGCGGCTACATCGCATCGCAGATGCTGCACGCCCTCGCCATACTCCACACGAAATCGAATATCGTGACGGAGCTGAATCAGCACAAGTCCCTGCGCCAGATCCATCGCGACATCAAGCCGGCAAACGTGCTTCTCTCCACCACCGGCTGCGTCAAGTTGGCTGACTTCGGCATTGCGACAAGTGCCGAGACGATCGGAGTCAACTCATTTGTCGGTACAGCGACGTACATGAGCCCGGAGCGCATTCAAGGGCGACGCTATAGCACGCCGAGCGACATTTGGAGTgttggtgtggtggtggcgcagatgTTGCTCGGCCACTACCCGTTTTCCTCAGTGAGTAAAGGGTtcatggcgctgctgcgcgagatcAACAGTGTGGAAAAGTATCCACTCATGGATGAGACCGGGTGTAGTCAGGAGGCGCAGGACTTCATCGATTCGTGTCTTCGACAAGACCCAGATGACCGAAGCACCGCCTTTGAACTGCTGGAGTCTCCATGGATTAAGTACTGCGAAGAGCACGGCAAGGCCGAgatggtggcgctgctcgcctcGATGGGTGATCGAAACCGGCAATACCACGAGGACGACACCTTGCAGGCTGCTTCCAGGGAGGCTTCCAGCCTTTCTCTCCCACGTGATACCTCCGATACGTGCAAAGCCGACAACCCCCTCGGCATGTAA